One genomic segment of Mycolicibacterium chubuense NBB4 includes these proteins:
- a CDS encoding cysteine desulfurase-like protein, protein MAYDVARVRGLHPSLGDGWVHLDAQNGMLLPDSVARAVSTAFRGSMPTASSPHPASRRSAAVLAAARQAVADLVNADPAGVVLGADRAVLLTSLADAASARVGLGYELVVTRLDDEANIAPWLRAANRYGAKVKWAEVDIETGELPTWQWENLVTRPTRLVAIASASSTLGTVTELREVTKLVHEVGGMVVVDHSAAAPYRLIDIDEIDADVVAVNALAWGGPPIGALVFRDPSSIDGFGSVSLDPYATGPARLELGEHQYGLLGGVVASIEYLANLDDSAQGGRRERLAVSMRSAGGYLSELFDYLLTSLRSLPTVIVIGSPEVRIPVLSFAMDNVPAERVVQRLADNGILAIANASSRVLDLIGANDIGGAVSVGLAHYSTTAEVDQLVRALASLG, encoded by the coding sequence ATGGCATACGACGTCGCCCGGGTGCGCGGTTTGCACCCGTCGCTGGGCGATGGCTGGGTGCATCTCGACGCCCAGAACGGCATGCTGCTGCCCGACTCCGTGGCCCGTGCGGTGTCCACCGCGTTCCGCGGCTCGATGCCCACCGCGTCGAGCCCGCATCCGGCGTCGCGGCGCAGCGCGGCGGTCCTGGCCGCCGCGCGCCAGGCCGTCGCCGATCTGGTGAACGCCGATCCCGCCGGCGTGGTGCTGGGCGCCGACCGGGCCGTCCTGCTGACCTCGCTCGCCGATGCCGCGTCCGCGCGCGTCGGGCTGGGCTACGAGCTCGTCGTGACCCGGCTCGACGATGAGGCCAACATCGCGCCGTGGCTGCGCGCGGCCAACCGCTACGGCGCCAAGGTCAAGTGGGCCGAGGTCGACATCGAGACCGGTGAGTTGCCGACCTGGCAGTGGGAGAACCTGGTCACGCGGCCCACTCGTCTGGTCGCAATAGCTTCTGCCTCATCGACTTTGGGCACCGTCACGGAACTTCGCGAGGTCACCAAGCTGGTTCACGAAGTCGGCGGGATGGTCGTCGTCGACCACTCGGCCGCCGCGCCCTACCGGCTCATCGACATCGACGAGATCGACGCCGACGTCGTCGCGGTCAACGCCCTCGCGTGGGGCGGCCCGCCGATCGGCGCGCTGGTGTTCCGCGATCCGTCGTCCATCGACGGGTTCGGCTCGGTGTCGCTCGATCCGTACGCCACCGGACCCGCCCGGCTCGAGCTCGGTGAACACCAGTACGGCCTGCTCGGCGGGGTGGTCGCCAGCATCGAATACCTTGCCAATCTGGATGATTCGGCTCAGGGCGGTCGCCGCGAGCGGCTGGCGGTGTCGATGCGGTCGGCTGGGGGCTACCTGAGCGAGCTGTTCGACTACCTGCTGACGTCGCTGCGCTCGCTGCCCACCGTGATCGTCATCGGCAGTCCCGAGGTCCGTATCCCGGTGCTCAGCTTCGCGATGGACAACGTGCCCGCCGAGCGGGTGGTGCAGCGGCTGGCCGACAACGGGATCCTCGCGATCGCCAACGCGAGCTCGCGGGTCCTCGACCTCATCGGCGCCAACGACATCGGTGGTGCGGTGAGCGTCGGGCTGGCGCACTACAGCACCACCGCCGAGGTGGACCAGCTGGTCCGGGCGCTGGCGTCGCTGGGCTGA
- a CDS encoding pyridoxamine 5'-phosphate oxidase family protein: MAIMNSTTAPVTELSEAESWNLLSGVSLGRLVTTVGGWTEIFPVNFVVQHKTLLFRTAEGTKLLTSVLNENVVFEADDHTVTEGWSVVVRGKARLLNSSAEIEEAQRAGLYPWVATAKLRFVRITPDTLSGRRFVFGPEPDVGALVS, translated from the coding sequence ATGGCCATCATGAACTCGACTACCGCGCCGGTGACCGAATTGTCGGAGGCCGAAAGCTGGAATCTGTTGTCGGGAGTATCGCTGGGCCGGCTCGTCACCACGGTGGGCGGATGGACGGAGATCTTCCCCGTCAACTTCGTGGTGCAGCACAAGACACTGCTCTTCCGCACGGCCGAAGGCACCAAGCTGTTGACGTCCGTGCTCAACGAGAACGTGGTGTTCGAGGCCGACGACCACACCGTCACCGAAGGGTGGAGTGTGGTGGTGCGGGGCAAGGCCCGGCTGCTGAACTCCTCTGCGGAGATCGAGGAGGCCCAGCGCGCCGGGCTCTATCCGTGGGTCGCCACGGCAAAGCTGCGGTTCGTGCGCATCACACCGGACACGCTGTCCGGTCGGCGCTTCGTCTTCGGCCCCGAACCCGACGTCGGCGCACTGGTCAGCTGA
- a CDS encoding crotonase/enoyl-CoA hydratase family protein yields MASYESLTVDIADHIAQVTLIGPGKGNAMGPAFWAELPVVFAELDADPEVRAIVLTGSGKNFSYGLDVAAMGNTLGPMMAEGALAGPRADFHTRLKEMQQSITAVADCRTPTIASVHGWCIGGGVDLISAVDIRYASADAKFSVREVKLAIVADVGSLARLPLILSDGHLRELALTGKDIDAARAEKIGLVNDVLPDADASLAAARATAAEIAANPPLVVHGVKDVLDEQRTAAVSASLRYVAAWNSAFLPSKDLTEGITAMFEKRSPNFRGE; encoded by the coding sequence ATGGCCTCATACGAATCGCTGACCGTGGACATCGCCGACCACATCGCGCAGGTGACACTGATCGGTCCCGGCAAGGGCAATGCGATGGGTCCCGCGTTCTGGGCCGAACTCCCGGTGGTCTTCGCCGAACTCGACGCCGACCCCGAGGTTCGGGCCATCGTGTTGACCGGTTCGGGGAAGAACTTCAGCTATGGGCTCGATGTCGCCGCCATGGGCAACACCCTGGGTCCGATGATGGCCGAGGGTGCGCTGGCCGGTCCGCGCGCGGACTTCCACACCCGGCTCAAGGAGATGCAGCAGTCCATCACCGCGGTCGCCGACTGCCGGACGCCCACGATCGCCTCCGTCCACGGGTGGTGCATCGGCGGCGGCGTCGACCTGATCTCCGCGGTCGACATCCGGTACGCCAGCGCCGACGCGAAGTTCTCGGTCCGTGAGGTCAAGCTCGCGATCGTCGCCGACGTCGGCTCGCTGGCGCGGCTGCCGCTGATCCTGTCCGACGGGCACCTGCGGGAACTGGCGTTGACGGGCAAGGACATCGACGCCGCGCGTGCCGAGAAGATCGGGTTGGTCAACGACGTGCTGCCCGACGCCGACGCGTCGCTGGCCGCCGCACGCGCCACCGCCGCGGAGATCGCGGCCAATCCGCCGCTGGTCGTTCACGGCGTCAAGGACGTGCTCGACGAGCAGCGGACGGCCGCCGTGTCGGCGAGTCTGCGCTATGTCGCCGCGTGGAACTCGGCGTTCCTGCCGTCGAAGGATTTGACCGAGGGCATCACCGCGATGTTCGAGAAGCGGTCACCGAACTTCCGCGGCGAGTAG
- the glfT1 gene encoding galactofuranosyltransferase GlfT1 → MSADTSDERLREEKTGSDDTVVAVVVTHRRPDELAKSLGALTSQSRLPDHLIVVDNDHDDRVRDLVAGQPIPTTYLGSLRNLGGAGGFALGMLHALSLGADWVWLADDDGRPQDAEVLATLLACAERYGLAEVSPMICDLDDPERLAFPLRRGLVWRRRVSELRTDARLPDLMPGIAHLFNGALFRASTLEATGVPDLRLFFRGDETEVHRRLLRTGLPFGTCLQTVYLHPQGGDEFKPILGGRMHTQYPDNPTKRFYTYRNRGYLQSQPGMRKLIPQEWLRFGWYFLVSKRDVAGFREWIRLRRLGRRERFERTRGMEAAPARSAGGRGDGTDKT, encoded by the coding sequence ATGAGCGCTGACACCAGCGATGAGCGCTTGCGCGAAGAGAAGACCGGCAGCGATGACACCGTTGTCGCGGTCGTCGTCACGCATCGCCGCCCCGACGAGCTGGCCAAGTCGCTCGGCGCGCTGACCTCGCAGAGCAGGCTCCCCGACCACCTCATCGTGGTCGACAACGATCACGACGACCGGGTGCGTGATCTGGTCGCCGGCCAGCCCATCCCCACGACGTATCTGGGCTCGCTCCGAAACCTAGGCGGCGCAGGCGGTTTCGCACTCGGCATGCTGCACGCGCTGAGCCTCGGCGCGGACTGGGTCTGGCTGGCCGACGACGACGGGCGACCGCAGGACGCCGAGGTGCTGGCCACCCTGCTGGCCTGCGCCGAGCGGTACGGCCTGGCGGAGGTCTCACCGATGATCTGCGACCTCGACGACCCCGAGCGCCTCGCCTTCCCGCTGCGTCGCGGTCTGGTGTGGCGTCGCCGGGTCAGCGAGTTGCGCACGGATGCACGCCTTCCCGACCTGATGCCCGGTATCGCGCACCTGTTCAACGGCGCACTTTTTCGCGCGTCGACCCTCGAAGCGACCGGAGTGCCGGACCTCCGGCTCTTCTTCCGCGGTGACGAGACCGAGGTGCACCGGCGCCTGCTCCGCACCGGGTTGCCTTTCGGAACCTGCCTGCAGACCGTCTATCTGCACCCGCAGGGTGGTGACGAGTTCAAACCGATCCTCGGCGGCCGTATGCACACCCAGTATCCGGACAATCCGACCAAGAGGTTCTACACCTACCGCAACCGCGGCTACCTCCAGTCCCAGCCGGGGATGCGCAAGCTCATACCGCAGGAGTGGCTGCGATTCGGCTGGTATTTCCTGGTGTCCAAGCGGGACGTCGCGGGCTTTCGTGAGTGGATCCGCCTGCGGCGCTTGGGGCGACGCGAGAGGTTCGAACGCACACGGGGCATGGAGGCAGCTCCCGCGCGAAGCGCGGGGGGACGCGGCGACGGGACTGACAAGACATGA
- a CDS encoding bacterial proteasome activator family protein gives MTTNDDDNIEIIGGDPDDEERAADGKSLTDLVEQPAKVMRIGTMIKQLLEEVRAAPLDEASRGRLRDIHRTSIQELEDGLAPELRAELERLTLPFTEDAVPSDAELRIAQAQLVGWLEGLFHGIQTALFAQQMAARQQLEQMRQGALPPGVAVPGQRAGGHGTGQYL, from the coding sequence ATGACTACCAACGACGACGACAACATCGAGATCATCGGTGGCGATCCGGACGACGAGGAGCGAGCCGCCGACGGCAAGTCGTTGACCGATCTGGTCGAGCAGCCGGCCAAGGTGATGCGCATCGGGACGATGATCAAGCAGCTCCTCGAGGAGGTGCGCGCGGCGCCGCTCGACGAGGCCAGCCGCGGCCGGCTGCGCGACATCCACCGCACCAGCATCCAGGAGCTCGAGGACGGGCTGGCGCCGGAACTGCGCGCCGAGCTCGAGCGGCTGACGTTGCCGTTCACCGAGGACGCGGTGCCGTCGGACGCCGAGCTGCGGATCGCACAGGCGCAGCTGGTCGGCTGGCTCGAGGGTCTCTTCCACGGCATTCAGACCGCGCTGTTCGCTCAGCAGATGGCCGCCCGCCAGCAGCTCGAGCAGATGCGCCAGGGTGCGTTGCCGCCGGGCGTCGCCGTACCGGGGCAGCGCGCGGGCGGGCACGGCACCGGCCAGTATCTGTGA
- a CDS encoding MarR family winged helix-turn-helix transcriptional regulator, which translates to MEGIIGGRTASDTPGLDIAEQRAWQNFLDAALRLYATMNRSLVDEHKLTLNDVRLLDLLVKSPSGAARMGDLADSLMSLPSRVTRQIHRLEKQGLVVRGASPDDGRGVLATITPEGRTALAGALQTYGAAVRTHFLDRLSRPQVAAMGENCRRISAGLKSGANSAKIGRV; encoded by the coding sequence ATGGAGGGGATCATCGGGGGGCGCACAGCAAGTGATACGCCCGGTCTGGACATCGCTGAGCAACGGGCGTGGCAGAACTTTCTTGATGCTGCGCTGAGACTGTACGCAACCATGAACCGTTCGTTGGTGGACGAGCACAAGCTCACGCTCAACGACGTGCGGTTGCTCGACCTGTTGGTGAAATCGCCGTCGGGCGCCGCGCGGATGGGCGACCTGGCGGACTCGCTGATGTCGTTACCGAGTCGGGTGACGCGGCAGATCCACCGGCTCGAGAAGCAGGGGCTGGTCGTACGCGGCGCCAGTCCCGACGACGGCCGGGGCGTGCTCGCCACGATCACGCCGGAGGGCAGGACGGCGCTGGCCGGTGCGCTGCAGACCTACGGCGCGGCGGTCAGGACGCACTTCCTCGACCGTCTGTCCCGGCCGCAGGTCGCGGCGATGGGGGAGAACTGCCGCAGGATCAGCGCGGGGCTGAAGTCCGGGGCGAACTCGGCCAAGATCGGCCGCGTTTAG
- the wzt gene encoding galactan export ABC transporter ATP-binding subunit Wzt/RfbE: MVSPAEPYIETRNAWVEFPIFDAKTRSLKKAFLGKAGGAIGRNESNVVVIEALRDITLSLKMGDRVGLVGHNGAGKSTLLRLLSGIYEPTRGVATVHGRVAPVFDLGVGMDPEISGFENIIIRGLFLGQTRKQMLAKVDEIAEFTELGDYLSMPLRTYSTGMRVRLAMGVVTSIDPEILLLDEGIGAVDADFLKKAQTRLAALVERSGILVFASHSNEFLARLCNTAMWIDHGTVKMSGGIEEVVRAYEGEDAARHVREVLEETAHTHER, encoded by the coding sequence GTGGTCAGTCCTGCTGAGCCGTACATCGAGACCCGCAACGCGTGGGTGGAGTTCCCGATCTTCGACGCGAAGACGCGCTCGCTGAAGAAGGCGTTCCTCGGCAAGGCCGGTGGCGCGATCGGGCGCAACGAGTCCAACGTCGTCGTCATCGAAGCGCTCCGTGACATCACCTTGTCTCTGAAGATGGGCGACCGCGTCGGTCTGGTCGGCCACAACGGTGCGGGCAAGTCCACGCTGCTGCGCCTGCTGTCGGGCATCTACGAACCGACGCGCGGCGTGGCGACGGTGCACGGCCGCGTGGCCCCGGTGTTCGACCTCGGTGTCGGCATGGACCCGGAGATCTCCGGTTTCGAGAACATCATCATCCGCGGGCTGTTCCTCGGGCAGACCCGCAAGCAGATGCTGGCCAAGGTCGACGAGATCGCCGAGTTCACCGAGCTCGGCGACTACTTGTCGATGCCGCTGCGGACGTATTCGACGGGCATGCGGGTGCGGCTGGCCATGGGGGTGGTCACCAGCATCGACCCGGAGATCCTGCTGCTCGACGAGGGCATCGGCGCTGTCGACGCGGACTTTTTGAAGAAAGCGCAGACGCGACTGGCCGCGCTCGTGGAGCGTTCCGGGATCCTGGTGTTCGCCAGCCATTCCAACGAATTCCTGGCGCGGCTGTGCAACACCGCGATGTGGATCGACCACGGCACCGTGAAGATGTCGGGAGGCATCGAGGAGGTCGTGCGGGCCTACGAAGGTGAAGACGCCGCCCGCCACGTGCGGGAGGTACTCGAGGAGACGGCCCACACGCATGAGCGCTGA
- a CDS encoding NAD(P)H-quinone oxidoreductase, producing the protein MLAIVAESDGLRWQSVPDVSPAPHEVLIRVAAAGVNRADLLQAAGNYPPPPGASDIIGLEVSGTIESIGADVENWSPGQRACALLAGGGYAEFVAVPAGQVLPAPEGIPLPHSAGLPEVACTVWSNLVMTAGLRPSQLLLVHGGASGIGTHAIQVARALGCRVAVTAGSRNKLDLCAELGAEITIDYQSEDFVKVVREAGGADVILDIMGAAYLDRNIDALAADGRLVIIGMQGGVKAELNIGKLLAKRAGVIATALRSRPVTGPAGKTEIVAQVLEHVWPMVADGQVRPVIGAEFPIAHAQAAHELLESGDVSGKVLLRVDI; encoded by the coding sequence ATGCTCGCGATCGTGGCCGAATCCGACGGGTTGCGCTGGCAGTCCGTGCCCGACGTCTCTCCCGCCCCGCACGAGGTACTCATCCGCGTCGCCGCAGCCGGGGTCAACCGGGCCGATCTGCTGCAGGCGGCCGGCAACTACCCACCTCCGCCGGGGGCCAGCGACATCATCGGCCTCGAGGTGTCCGGCACCATCGAGTCGATCGGCGCGGACGTGGAGAACTGGTCGCCCGGGCAACGGGCGTGCGCTTTGCTGGCAGGCGGTGGCTACGCGGAATTCGTCGCTGTGCCGGCGGGCCAGGTGCTGCCCGCACCCGAGGGAATCCCGCTGCCGCACTCCGCCGGATTGCCCGAAGTCGCCTGCACGGTGTGGTCGAACCTGGTGATGACCGCCGGGCTGCGGCCCTCGCAGTTGCTCCTCGTACACGGCGGCGCCAGCGGTATCGGAACTCATGCGATCCAGGTGGCCCGGGCGCTGGGGTGCCGGGTGGCCGTCACCGCGGGTTCGCGCAATAAGCTCGACCTGTGCGCCGAACTCGGCGCCGAGATCACGATCGACTACCAGAGCGAGGACTTCGTGAAGGTGGTCCGTGAAGCCGGCGGCGCGGACGTGATCCTCGACATCATGGGCGCGGCCTACCTCGACCGCAACATCGACGCGCTCGCCGCCGACGGCCGGCTGGTCATCATCGGCATGCAGGGTGGCGTCAAGGCGGAACTGAACATCGGCAAACTCCTCGCCAAGCGCGCCGGGGTGATCGCCACCGCGCTGCGGTCCCGTCCGGTGACCGGCCCGGCCGGCAAGACCGAGATCGTCGCGCAGGTTCTCGAGCACGTGTGGCCGATGGTCGCCGACGGCCAGGTGCGGCCGGTGATCGGCGCGGAATTCCCGATCGCCCACGCGCAGGCGGCGCACGAACTGCTCGAGTCGGGCGACGTCTCGGGCAAAGTGCTTCTGCGCGTGGATATCTGA
- a CDS encoding MFS transporter, with amino-acid sequence MATCDTVDTDTRQLRRISLASYVGSAIEFYDFFIYGTAAALVFPQVFFPELGHVMATTASLGAFASAFLARPVGAAVFGHFGDRIGRKHVLVITLMLMGIATVGVGLIPSTASIGIAAPLLLIGLRLVQGFAVGGEWAGAALMSTEHAPEGRRGFFSMFTQLGLGTALVLSNFVFLVVHAAFGGSGSAFYQWGWRIPFLFSAVLIGTALYIRLKVKESPEFTDQEPVPHEGTPFAELIRAQGRQVLLAGGAAICAPMLVFQAGTFFTHFAAEHMGYSMNLVLLVSMIGGVFATVFAAVTAILSDTYGRRRVALCSFALAAPWSLLVFPLVESRDHVVFAAAIMVTYALIGACIGPMAAFLPEIFAARYRYTGAALSHTMGAIVGGALPPVLSPMLIVDYGGWAVAAMMGGLGVISLVCVVALPETAGRSLTARATRRGSSVTASRTSR; translated from the coding sequence ATGGCAACATGCGACACGGTGGATACAGACACGCGACAGCTACGCCGGATCTCACTGGCCAGCTACGTCGGCTCAGCGATCGAGTTCTACGACTTCTTCATCTACGGCACGGCGGCGGCGCTGGTGTTTCCGCAGGTGTTCTTCCCCGAGCTGGGGCACGTGATGGCGACGACGGCATCGCTGGGGGCGTTCGCCTCGGCGTTCCTCGCGCGCCCAGTCGGCGCGGCGGTGTTCGGGCACTTCGGAGATCGCATCGGCCGCAAACACGTTCTGGTGATCACGCTGATGCTGATGGGCATCGCCACGGTGGGCGTCGGGCTGATCCCGAGCACCGCCAGCATCGGGATCGCCGCGCCGCTGCTGCTGATCGGACTCCGCCTGGTGCAGGGGTTCGCGGTCGGAGGTGAGTGGGCCGGTGCCGCGCTGATGAGCACCGAGCACGCCCCCGAGGGCAGGCGCGGGTTCTTCAGCATGTTCACCCAGCTCGGTCTCGGCACCGCGCTGGTGCTCTCCAACTTCGTCTTCCTGGTCGTTCACGCCGCGTTCGGCGGCTCCGGTTCCGCGTTCTACCAGTGGGGCTGGCGCATCCCGTTCCTGTTCAGCGCGGTGCTGATCGGCACCGCCCTGTACATCCGGCTCAAGGTGAAGGAGAGCCCGGAGTTCACCGACCAGGAGCCGGTACCGCATGAGGGGACACCGTTCGCGGAGCTGATCCGCGCTCAGGGCCGTCAGGTGCTGCTGGCCGGCGGCGCGGCGATCTGCGCCCCGATGCTGGTCTTCCAGGCGGGCACGTTCTTCACTCACTTCGCCGCCGAGCACATGGGCTACTCGATGAACCTGGTGCTGCTGGTGAGCATGATCGGCGGCGTCTTCGCGACCGTCTTCGCGGCGGTCACGGCGATCCTGTCGGACACCTACGGACGGCGGCGCGTCGCCCTCTGCAGTTTCGCGCTGGCCGCACCCTGGTCGCTGCTGGTGTTCCCGCTCGTCGAGAGCCGCGACCATGTCGTGTTCGCGGCGGCGATCATGGTGACCTACGCGCTCATCGGTGCGTGTATTGGACCGATGGCGGCCTTCCTGCCGGAGATCTTCGCCGCCCGCTACCGCTACACCGGAGCCGCGCTGTCCCACACGATGGGCGCCATCGTCGGCGGGGCCCTGCCGCCCGTGCTGTCCCCGATGCTGATCGTCGACTACGGGGGCTGGGCCGTGGCCGCGATGATGGGCGGGCTCGGAGTGATCAGCCTGGTCTGCGTCGTCGCGCTGCCCGAGACGGCGGGTCGCTCGCTGACCGCTCGCGCTACTCGCCGCGGAAGTTCGGTGACCGCTTCTCGAACATCGCGGTGA
- the wzm gene encoding galactan export ABC transporter permease subunit Wzm/RfbD, with protein MTFMDAAAQSRTLSRAWGDLVDGFGKRELWLHLGWQDIKQRYRRSVLGPFWITIATGTTAVAMGALYSKLFKLELSEHLPYVTLGLIIWNLINASILEGAEVFIANEGLIKQLPTPLSVHVYRLVWRQMILFAHNIIIFVIIAIIYPKPWTWTDLAVIPALALIALNCVWVSLCFGILATRYRDISPLLNSLVQLLFFMTPIIWNENTLRSQGAGQWAKIVELNPLLHYLDIVRAPLLGADQQLRHWVVVLVLTVVGWVFAALAMRQYRARVPYWV; from the coding sequence ATGACGTTCATGGATGCGGCCGCACAATCGCGGACACTGAGCCGGGCCTGGGGCGACCTCGTCGACGGCTTCGGCAAGCGCGAGCTCTGGCTGCACCTCGGCTGGCAGGACATCAAGCAGCGGTACCGCCGGTCGGTGCTCGGGCCTTTCTGGATCACCATCGCCACCGGCACCACCGCGGTCGCGATGGGCGCGCTGTACTCGAAGCTGTTCAAACTCGAGCTGTCCGAACATCTTCCGTATGTGACTCTGGGCCTGATCATCTGGAACCTGATCAACGCGTCCATCCTCGAGGGCGCCGAGGTGTTCATCGCCAACGAAGGCCTGATCAAACAGCTCCCGACGCCGTTGTCGGTGCACGTCTACCGACTCGTGTGGCGACAGATGATCCTGTTCGCACACAACATCATCATTTTCGTGATCATCGCGATCATCTACCCCAAACCGTGGACGTGGACCGATCTCGCGGTCATCCCGGCGCTGGCGTTGATCGCTTTGAACTGTGTCTGGGTGTCGTTGTGTTTCGGCATTCTCGCAACGCGGTACCGCGACATCAGCCCGCTGCTCAACAGCCTCGTGCAGCTGCTGTTCTTCATGACGCCGATCATCTGGAACGAGAACACGTTACGCAGTCAGGGCGCCGGCCAGTGGGCCAAGATCGTGGAGCTCAATCCGCTGCTGCACTACCTCGACATCGTGCGCGCACCACTGCTGGGCGCGGACCAGCAATTGCGGCACTGGGTCGTCGTGCTGGTGCTGACCGTCGTGGGCTGGGTCTTCGCCGCGTTGGCGATGCGCCAGTACCGCGCGCGGGTGCCGTACTGGGTGTGA
- a CDS encoding DUF6541 family protein, with product MSFGYGVLVALALLVAPGAIIARCGGLRWAAAVATGPALTYGAVAMAIVPFGALGVPWNAGTALGALLVLGALATSLRILTRRRTAPAAAAPATPPGPGFLAAAGVLVGAVLIFVAAVRGIPHWQSIPSTWDAVWHANTIRFILDTGQASPTHMGELRNIETHEALYYPSTFHALGAVLSQLSGAAPATAYTVSSVAAASWLFPAGAAILAWLLLIGRTGVWPTAGAAATAGALSASFTAVPYVEFDTASMPNMAAYGLAIPTFALARSALHHRDRIPLAVLAVVGVFSVHITGGVVTVVIIAAWWLLEALWRPVRGRLADFGTLLLIGVPSAALLLPQFLGVLQQAEIIEGHSFVTHQGKKRALIDALVQHTRHLNDFPIQWGLIVLCAVGAVILVVRRIWWPLAVWLLLMAAIIHSSAPFGGVLGAVIGKFSDLFYSDPRRLSAVVTMLLSAVAGIAAYTIVSWVVSALRRRVGGGSPRLWYGATAGVLTAVSIASAVHYLPRHQFLLGDKYDSVIIDDRDLQAFAYLAGLPGAHDTLIANANTDGTAWMYAVADLHPLWTHYDYPVQQGPGYHRFIIWAYADDADTDPRVAEAVAALNIRYVLVSTPVVRGFVMPDGLASLDKSHSWEKIYDNGEARIYRWRGARRH from the coding sequence GTGAGCTTCGGGTACGGAGTGCTAGTCGCACTGGCGTTGCTGGTGGCACCCGGGGCAATCATCGCGCGGTGCGGAGGCCTGCGCTGGGCCGCCGCCGTCGCGACCGGGCCTGCGCTCACCTACGGCGCCGTGGCCATGGCGATCGTCCCGTTCGGCGCCCTGGGCGTGCCGTGGAACGCGGGGACCGCGCTGGGCGCTCTGCTCGTCCTCGGGGCGCTGGCGACGAGTTTGCGGATTCTGACTCGGCGCCGCACGGCCCCTGCCGCCGCGGCGCCCGCGACCCCGCCCGGGCCCGGTTTTCTGGCGGCGGCCGGCGTGCTGGTGGGAGCGGTGCTGATCTTCGTGGCAGCAGTCCGCGGGATCCCGCACTGGCAGTCGATCCCGAGCACCTGGGACGCCGTGTGGCACGCCAACACGATCCGTTTCATCCTCGACACCGGCCAGGCGTCGCCGACGCACATGGGCGAACTGCGCAACATCGAGACCCACGAGGCGCTGTACTACCCGTCGACCTTCCACGCGCTCGGCGCCGTGCTGAGCCAGCTCTCCGGCGCGGCCCCGGCCACCGCCTACACCGTGAGTTCGGTGGCCGCCGCGTCGTGGCTGTTTCCTGCCGGCGCGGCGATTCTGGCCTGGCTACTGCTCATCGGCAGGACCGGAGTGTGGCCCACCGCCGGCGCGGCGGCCACCGCCGGGGCGCTGTCGGCGTCGTTCACCGCCGTGCCCTACGTCGAGTTCGACACCGCGTCCATGCCCAACATGGCCGCCTACGGGCTCGCGATCCCGACGTTCGCGTTGGCCCGGTCGGCGCTGCACCACCGCGACCGCATCCCGCTGGCCGTGCTGGCGGTGGTGGGCGTGTTCTCCGTCCACATCACCGGCGGCGTCGTGACCGTCGTCATCATCGCCGCGTGGTGGCTGCTGGAGGCGCTGTGGCGCCCGGTGCGGGGCCGCCTCGCCGACTTCGGGACACTGCTGCTGATCGGGGTCCCGTCCGCGGCGCTGCTGCTGCCCCAGTTCCTCGGGGTCCTCCAGCAGGCGGAGATCATCGAAGGGCACTCGTTCGTCACTCATCAGGGCAAGAAGCGGGCGCTGATCGACGCGCTCGTGCAGCACACCCGCCATCTCAACGACTTCCCCATCCAGTGGGGCCTGATCGTGTTGTGTGCGGTGGGAGCCGTGATCCTGGTGGTGCGGCGGATCTGGTGGCCGCTGGCGGTCTGGCTGCTCCTGATGGCGGCGATCATCCACTCGTCGGCCCCCTTCGGGGGCGTGCTGGGCGCGGTGATCGGGAAATTCAGCGACCTGTTCTACAGCGATCCGCGGCGGCTCTCGGCGGTGGTGACGATGCTGCTGAGCGCCGTGGCCGGAATCGCGGCGTACACGATCGTGTCCTGGGTGGTGTCTGCGCTGCGGAGGCGTGTCGGCGGGGGAAGCCCGCGCCTCTGGTACGGCGCGACCGCCGGCGTCCTGACCGCCGTGAGCATCGCCTCGGCCGTGCACTACCTGCCTCGCCATCAGTTCCTGCTCGGCGACAAGTACGACTCGGTGATCATCGACGACAGGGACCTGCAGGCATTCGCCTATCTGGCGGGCCTGCCCGGCGCGCACGACACGCTGATCGCCAACGCCAACACCGACGGAACGGCGTGGATGTACGCGGTGGCAGACCTGCATCCGCTGTGGACCCACTACGACTACCCGGTACAGCAGGGCCCCGGCTATCACCGGTTCATCATCTGGGCCTACGCCGACGACGCCGACACCGATCCGCGCGTCGCCGAGGCCGTCGCGGCGCTGAACATCCGCTACGTGCTGGTGAGCACGCCCGTCGTCCGGGGGTTCGTGATGCCCGATGGCCTGGCGTCGCTGGACAAATCGCACTCGTGGGAGAAGATCTACGACAACGGCGAGGCCCGCATCTACCGATGGCGCGGAGCCCGGCGACACTGA